Proteins encoded in a region of the Ciona intestinalis chromosome 6, KH, whole genome shotgun sequence genome:
- the LOC100181011 gene encoding fibroblast growth factor receptor 3-like: protein MKSYKFSLLPYHRESVALRFTGPTDISAITQCVELVRRDLPGLSQIQGEELCCGAGIAQRVPRDVTAGRFTPTILHGDVINLSVEISWRPPVTQQNLLGIEIFVFPANSMLQQPNKTDIAEFNVVRNGSSCDDNSTLTYTVNVTGLILEETYTVRVEPRYSSSVCTNPQCIATISFTPEVDVCSPEWNICDVNATCLSSSTNQSATCNCTLGFEGNGLNNGSGQLGTGCSDINYCSPDKSPCVEEATCVDLPAPMLGATCVCPFTGDGLLNGSGCTPISTLILGVTIPAVTLLLLLVILIAWRIRVRNIRKRELTWSEFVANKSRMMDFIAAKKIQELGENQPVFGEKWELSENDIVFGEVLGRGNYGVVHKGCYNGQDSIDNGEGKATEGVPVAIKTMKDGVYSKNKLVEFLSEIHFMLNIGSHPNVLSVIGCCTVKQPIMLVTELLKYGDLLAFLHEAREPNKRNIDPVYHITEKSLWNIAHQVALGLEYLTKTRIIHGDVAARNILVGENLVCKIADFGLANDVYRYGVIKGRAEKCVPLKWVSPERMQSGEVPITSRSDVWSFGILLYEMTTLGGSPYPGIDQDTLLMKIKAGYRMEKPASCSTEMYALMKKCWKLDPWKRPTFTQVVKELNAAILRMKVVDNNDIVVELDNSIYENIDFENGETFDIEKTV from the exons agAATCAGTGGCATTGAGATTTACAGGCCCTACCGATATATCAGCAATCACACAATGTGTTGAACTTGTGCGTCGAGACTTACCAGGATTATCGCAGATACAAGGGGAAGAACTTTGTTGCG GCGCTGGAATCGCGCAGCGCGTTccccgtgacgtcacagcggGTCGATTCACACCAACAATACTGcatggtgacgtcataaacctGAGTGTCGAAATATCATGGAGACCGCCTGTGACGCAGCAAAATTTATTGGGGATCGAGATATTTGTGTTTCCAGCTAATTCGATGTTGCAGCAACCAAACAAAACG GATATCGCTGAATTCAACGTCGTAAGAAACGGTTCTTCATGCGACGATAACAGCACATTAACGTATACGGTGAACGTTACCGGCCTTATACTTGAGGAAACATATACGGTTAGAGTTGAACCGCGGTACAGCAGCTCTGTGTGTACAAACCCACAGTGTATTGCAACTATAAGCTTCACACCAG AAGTCGACGTGTGTTCACCGGAGTGGAACATTTGTGACGTAAATGCTACGTGTTTATCAAGTTCAACCAATCAGAGTGCGACTTGCAATTGTACTTTAGGGTTTGAGGGGAATGGGCTTAATAACGGATCAG GTCAGTTGGGAACTGGTTGTTCAGACATCAACTACTGTTCACCAGATAAGTCACCATGCGTGGAAGAAGCAACTTGTGTAGATCTACCAGCCCCTATGTTGGGTGCGACATGTGTATGCCCTTTTACTGGAGATGG CTTATTAAATGGATCCGGTTGTACCCCAATCTCAACCTTAATTCTCGGAGTAACAATCCCTGCTGTTACGCTACTCCTTCTCCTTGTGATCCTCATCGCTTGGAGGATCAGAGTCCGCAACATCCGGAAGAGAGAGCTCACCTGGAGCGAGTTTGTGGCGAATAAGAGCAGGATGATGGATTTTATCGCTGCGAAAAAAATCCAAGAG CTTGGAGAAAATCAGCCAGTATTTGGAGAAAAATGGGAATTATCAGAAAATGATATTGTGTTTGGGGAAGTACTGGGCAGAGGAAATTATGGTGTCGTTCATAAGGGTTGCTATAATGGACAAGATAGCATTGATAATGGAGAAGGGAAAGCCACAGAAGGGGTGCCAGTTGCTATCAAGACAATGAAAG ATGGAGTATATTCAAAGAACAAACTGGTTGAATTTCTGAGTGAGATCCACTTCATGTTAAACATAGGCAGCCACCCTAATGTATTGAGTGTTATTGGGTGCTGCACTGTTAAGCAACCTATCATGCTGGTGACTGAGTTACTCAAGTATGGGGATCTATTGGCATTTCTACACGAAGCTAGAGAG CCAAACAAAAGGAATATCGACCCCGTTTATCACATCACTGAAAAAAGTCTATGGAACATAGCACACCAAGTAGCATTGGGGTTGGAGTATTTAACAAAGACAAGGATAATACATGGAGATGTGGCAGCTAGAAATATACTTGTGGGGGAAAACTTGGTTTGCAAAATCGCCGACTTTGGTCTCGCTAATGATGTTTACAG ATACGGGGTAATAAAAGGCAGAGCAGAGAAATGCGTTCCATTAAAATGGGTGAGTCCTGAAAGGATGCAATCAGGTGAAGTTCCTATAACAAGCAGGAGTGATGT TTGGTCATTTGGAATCCTGTTGTATGAGATGACAACTTTGGGTGGTTCCCCTTACCCAGGAATAGATCAAGATACTTTGCTCATGAAAATTAAAGCAGGATATAGGATGGAAAAACCTGCATCATGTAGTACTGAGAT GTATGCTTTGATGAAAAAATGCTGGAAACTTGACCCTTGGAAGAGACCTACCTTTACTCAAGTTGTCAAGGAGCTCAATGCTGCCATCTTAAGGATGAAAGTTGTAGATAATAATGACATAGTGGTGGAGCTAGATAACAGCATATATGAG AATATTGATTTCGAAAATGGCGAAACTTTTGACATTGAAAAAACTGTTTGA
- the LOC100183353 gene encoding putative IQ motif and ankyrin repeat domain-containing protein isoform X2, translating to MPPKRTPAKAPARVPASNARKAPVNAGKKAPASNAGKKPAVGKVAQKEVKKEVKKGPSPQDLAAIIIQKYTRRLLAKLVLKKLKEKKKAYDETIENIQREAYVAMVKAQQEAAEKELEREEEERRRKREEAKRRKRMLEAAFDGDLDEMQSILNEVSQLDDKNGIPKDEIGMIARRCHQMAVVECQDANENTPLSEAGGGGSVDAIVFLVERGGNPNSIGAWGRTPLYRAAFGGHMEAVECLLQFGADPRTYAHDGNTPAQVASVKQIVDTLENWDVEITEALLEKMEAERERRKDEDLKRKAAETSKIQNELEEVQRECNNRQRILEKAYVELEKRIHEHDTGISEGFDRPDVTLAAIQDAEGDLEIAKLNAMKAREGLEQVKLRLRETQSDGKDDDLPGVKCNIRELDEVLMRDVGNRIKSSGKWPLLIDPSGQAAVFLRYRDTNYICALNPENMKPETLRLGLLGALRYGKPLVIDMLEVDMYETVCDMVNQIRDGLIDQIMNKEILEESNYISLVKTTDPSEYQKSNFHHHRVESFVLIIVTKNKFPPENLTDITYPIRIVLPEPTGVL from the exons ATGCCGCCTAAACGAACTCCTGCAAAGGCACCAGCCAGAGTTCCGGCGTCAAACGCTAGGAAAGCACCAG tAAATGCTGGTAAAAAAGCTCCTGCTAGCAATGCTGGGAAAAAGCCAGCTGTGGGAAAAGTTGCTCAAAAAGAAGTTAAAAAGGAAGTAAAGAAAGGACCTTCCCCTCAAGACCTTGCTGCGATTATCATTCAAAAATATACAAGAAG ATTACTTGCAAAACTTGTCCTAAAGAAactaaaagagaaaaagaaagCTTATGATGAGACTATCGAAAATATACAAAGAGAA GCCTACGTTGCCATGGTCAAAGCACAACAAGAAGCGGCAGAAAAAGAACTGGAGAGAGAGGAAGAAGAAAGAAGGAGAAAAAGAGAGGAAGCAAAAAGAAGAAAGAGAATGTTGGAAGCAGCATTTGATGGCGACTTAGATGAAATGCAAAGCATTTTAAATGAA GTTTCGCAACTAGATGACAAAAATGGCATCCCAAAAGATGAGATTGGTATGATAGCTCGACGCTGCCACCAAATGGCGGTAGTGGAGTGTCAAGACGCAAACGAGAACACACCCCTCTCCGAGGCGGGGGGAGGGGGAAGTGTGGATGCTATTGTGTTTCTGGTGGAAAGAG GTGGTAACCCCAACAGTATAGGAGCATGGGGTCGAACTCCTTTATATCGAGCGGCGTTTGGTGGCCACATGGAGGCAGTAGAGTGTTTGTTACAGTTTGGTGCTGATCCAAGAACATACGCACATGATGGTAACACTCCTGCACAG GTTGCATCTGTGAAGCAAATAGTTGACACACTTGAGAACTGGGATGTTGAAATCACTGAAGCGTTACTAGAGAAGATGGAAGCTGAGAGGGAAAGAAGGAAAGATGAAGATTTGAAAAGAAAAGCTGCTGAAACTAGCAA AATACAGAATGAATTAGAAGAAGTACAGCGTGAATGCAACAACAGACAGAGAATATTGGAAAAAGCTTATGTTGAGTTAGAGAAAAGAATTCACGAGCACGATACTGGTATTTCCGAGGGGTTTGATAGACCGGATGTTACTTTGGCA GCAATCCAAGACGCTGAAGGAGATTTAGAGATTGCTAAACTTAATGCAATGAAGGCAAGAGAGGGGTTGGAACAAGTTAAACTTAGACTGAGGGAAACACAAAGTGATG GCAAGGATGATGATCTTCCCGGAGTAAAATGCAACATTCGTGAGTTGGATGAAGTCCTTATGCGAGATGTTGGAAATCGAATCAAATCTTCAGGGAAGTGGCCTCTGCTTATTGATCCAAGTGGCCAG GCAGCAGTATTTCTTCGATACCGAGATACAAACTACATATGTGCGCTTAACCCTGAGAATATGAAACCTGAGACATTAAGACTGGGGCTGCTTGGTGCTTTGAG ATATGGCAAACCCCTTGTCATTGACATGTTAGAAGTGgacatgtatgaaacagtatgTGACATGGTGAACCAGATAAGGGATGGGCTTATAGATCAAATaatgaacaaagaaatattggaAGAATCAAA TTACATCTCATTGGTGAAAACAACCGATCCAAGCGAATACCAAAAGTCAAACTTCCATCACCACAGAGTTGAGAGCTTTGTTCTTATTATTGTCACCAAAAATAAGTTCCCACCAGAAAACCTTACTGATATTACTTACCCTATTCGTATTGTACTGCCAGAACCAACTGGAGTGCTATAG
- the LOC100183353 gene encoding Bardet-Biedl syndrome 10 protein homolog isoform X1, whose amino-acid sequence MYTAIREMANCKLVNMSDITMALQSFITMMSQLLGPEAGKVLITKQNGEVIITNDGWTLINFLTSTSPVARIVTQACSVHTKVYGGGCKSFMLMVNAGLEYLSGNTELACHIPSNRIKVISALNWFQAAVLGSDRFEQELANLTAISTELNNENYKAVETVISNVVRTCFAGKFSNNATVVLSDLTTKLIWKICGNVVSNLRKMIAILLQNFDDFVVEAPGQLLVQSALVKGILIDREVKNFIHSSNCQNVLVLNLDDSLTPCSEFSVNLHGNQFSPFLEFPVKVIKKWIETLKSQGVTVLFCQGKMLGTFHNICENNGVQVVDCLSAEQVSFLCKSLKISAVHEITDEILQKDIADVIISEFLVSRRTYVKVTRLKTGKQQIYTVVVGSPSPGLCSRYKAAIHNALTVVSHWLNHSPAKTSLCYSVMGGGVFFLFLYRLINETPWVRNVCGNFSNSEEEKLAISCRVLSEVLLVIPRTLHKNSFLSKEKSFRFITLLSLFENLEIDQLQSLIYKTNIGNSCFTNYTPPWLTEPFSINLALVSNVLNVLIETLRVEQIVSVSSSLKQVNDQMEDVNS is encoded by the exons AAATGGCTAATTGTAAACTTGTTAACATGAGTGACATCACGATGGCGCTGCAGTCGTTCAtcactatgatgtcacaattgcTTGGTCCAGAAGCTGGGAAAGTGTTGATAACTAAACAGAATGGGGAAGTTATAATAACCAATGATGGATGGACTTTGATTAATTTCCTAACTTCAACTAGTCCTGTTGCAAG AATTGTGACCCAAGCTTGCAGTGTTCACACAAAAGTTTATGGAGGTGGTTGTAAGTCCTTTATGCTAATGGTTAACGCAGGTCTTGAATAtttatctggcaacactgaattAGCATGTCATATTCCAAGCAATAGAATCAAAGTTATATCTGCTTTAAACTGGTTTCAAGCTGCTGTATTGGGTTCAGACCGGTTTGAACAGGAATTGGCAAACTTGACAGCAATATCTACtgaattaaacaatgaaaattatAAAGCTGTGGAAACTGTTATTTCTAATGTAGTTAGAACTTGCTTTGCGGGCAAGTTTAGCAACAATGCTACTGTTGTACTTTCAGATTTGACAACGAAACTGATTTGGAAAATATGTGGTAATGTTGTTAGCAATCTAAGGAAAATGATTgcaattttattgcaaaattttGATGACTTTGTGGTAGAGGCACCCGGGCAACTTCTCGTACAAAGTGCTTTGGTTAAAGGGATTCTAATTGATAGAGAAGTTAAGAATTTTATTCACAGTTCAAACTGTCAAAATGTTCTGGTTCTTAATTTGGATGACAGTCTTACACCCTGCAGTGAATTTTCCGTTAATTTGCATGGGAACCAATTTTCACCCTTTTTAGAATTTCCAGTGAAAGTGATTAAAAAATGGATCGAAACTCTCAAGAGTCAAGGGGTCactgtgttattttgtcaAGGAAAAATGCTGGGGACTTTTCACAATATATGTGAAAATAACGGTGTCCAAGTTGTTGACTGTTTAAGTGCGGAACAAGTCAGTTTTCTATGCAAGTCCTTAAAAATATCCGCtgtacatgaaataactgatgAAATATTACAGAAGGACATTGCAGATGTAATTATAAGTGAATTCCTAGTATCTAGAAGAACATATGTAAAAGTTACACGGCTGAAAACTggcaaacaacaaatatatacagttGTAGTAGGTTCCCCTTCTCCTGGCTTATGTTCACGGTATAAAGCAGCCATCCATAACGCTCTAACTGTAGTGAGCCACTGGTTAAACCATTCACCGGCAAAAACTTCTCTATGTTACAGTGTTATGGGGGGCGGGGTGTTCTTTTTGTTCTTATATCGTTTGATAAACGAGACACCATGGGTTAGAAATGTATGCGGAAACTTTAGCAATAGTGAAGAAGAAAAATTAGCAATATCCTGTAGAGTTCTGTCTGAAGTATTACTGGTAATACCAAGAACACTGCACAAGAATTCTTTTCTTtctaaagaaaaaagtttcagATTTATCACTTTACTTTCTTTGTTTGAAAATCTTGAAATAGATCAATTGCAATCTTTAatctacaaaacaaatattgggAATTCTTGTTTTACCAATTATACACCACCATGGCTAACTGAACCTTTTTCTATTAACTTGGCTTTGGTATCAAATGTTCTGAATGTCTTGATTGAAACTTTGAGAGTTGAACAAATTGTCAG TGTCTCGTCATCTCTTAAACAAGTGAATGATCAGATGGAAGATGTTAATTCATGA